Proteins from one Mustela erminea isolate mMusErm1 chromosome 20, mMusErm1.Pri, whole genome shotgun sequence genomic window:
- the HCFC1R1 gene encoding host cell factor C1 regulator 1 isoform X3, with product MILQQPLERGPPGRAQRDPRAASGTPRAQDVREPLRKQFLSEENMATHFSRLSLHNDHPYCSPPMAFPPSLPPLRSPCSELLLWRYPGNLIPEALRLLRLGDTPNPHYSATQAGEIMEL from the exons ATGATCCTGCAGCAACCCCTAGAACGAGGACCCCCAGGTCGGGCCCAGCGCGACCCACGGGCCGCGTCGGGGACGCCCCGAGCCCAGGACGTGAG GGAGCCCTTGCGAAAACAGTTCCTTTCTGAAGAGAATATGGCCACTCACTTCTCTCGACTCAGCCTGCACAATGACCACCCTTACTGCAGCCCCCCCATGGctttccccccatctctgcccccaCTCAG GAGCCCTTGCTCTGAACTGCTTCTGTGGCGCTATCCTGGGAACCTGATCCCTGAGGCCCTCCGGCTGCTGAGGCTAGGGGACACTCCCAACCCCCACTACTCTGCAACCCAAGCTGGGGAGATAATGGAGCTCTGA
- the HCFC1R1 gene encoding host cell factor C1 regulator 1 isoform X1, giving the protein MILQQPLERGPPGRAQRDPRAASGTPRAQDVRSPSDCHGCEYPSLLVFLSLPREPLRKQFLSEENMATHFSRLSLHNDHPYCSPPMAFPPSLPPLRSPCSELLLWRYPGNLIPEALRLLRLGDTPNPHYSATQAGEIMEL; this is encoded by the exons ATGATCCTGCAGCAACCCCTAGAACGAGGACCCCCAGGTCGGGCCCAGCGCGACCCACGGGCCGCGTCGGGGACGCCCCGAGCCCAGGACGTGAG GTCCCCATCAGACTGCCACGGATGTGAATATCCCAGCCTGCTTGTCTTCCTGTCTCTCCCCAGGGAGCCCTTGCGAAAACAGTTCCTTTCTGAAGAGAATATGGCCACTCACTTCTCTCGACTCAGCCTGCACAATGACCACCCTTACTGCAGCCCCCCCATGGctttccccccatctctgcccccaCTCAG GAGCCCTTGCTCTGAACTGCTTCTGTGGCGCTATCCTGGGAACCTGATCCCTGAGGCCCTCCGGCTGCTGAGGCTAGGGGACACTCCCAACCCCCACTACTCTGCAACCCAAGCTGGGGAGATAATGGAGCTCTGA
- the BICDL2 gene encoding BICD family-like cargo adapter 2, translating into MSSPQGPGFLSGLLSGGASPSGNEGFFPFVLERRDSFLGGGPGPEEPEDLALQLQQKEKDLLLAAELGKMLLERNEELQRQLETLNTQHSEREERLQQENHELRRGLAVRGAEWEARAVELEGDVEALRAQLGEQRCEQQDSGRERARALCELSEQNLRLSQQLAQASQTEQELQREVDGLRGQCQAQVLAEAELRTRLESLQGENQMLQGRRQDLEAQIRSLREEVEKGQARLRATHEELLLMRREKREHSLELERARSEAGEALSALRRLQRRVSELEEESRLQDADVSVASLQSELAQSLDGDQDQKADGCRDAPNTLSPEIQETFSHLPSVQEKSLEPPKKRASLRPGEILEEKEAEVARLQDEITLQQTEILSLREELRRQKELRTQDPEEALSGALSDRDEAVNKALELSLELSRVSLERDSLSRELLRTIRQKVALTQELEAWQDDMQVVIGQQLRSQRQKELSTAGSAPRRAAPRFSLRLGPGSAGGFLSNLFRRT; encoded by the exons ATGAGCTCCCCACAAGGACCAGGCTTCCTGTCGGGGCTGCTCTCTGGAGGTGCCTCCCCCAGTGGCAATGAGGGCTTCTTCCCCTTCGTGCTGGAAAGGCGGGACTCGTTCCTGGGAGGGGGCCCAGGGCCTGAGGAGCCTGAGGACCTGGCCCTCCAGctgcagcagaaggagaaggatcTGCTGTTGGCCGCGGAGCTTGGCAAGATGCTTCTGGAGCGCAATGAGGAGCTACAGCGGCAGCTGGAGACACTGAACACCCAGCACTCTGAGCGAGAGGAA CGGCTGCAGCAGGAGAACCATGAGCTCCGCCGGGGCCTGGCAGTGCGGGGCGCTGAATGGGAGGCCAGAGCTGTGGAGCTGGAGGGGGACGTGGAGGCCCTGCGTGCCCAGCTGGGAGAGCAGCGCTGCGAGCAGCAGGACAGTGGGCGTGAGCGGGCACGGGCCCTCTGTGAGCTCAGCGAGCAGAACCTCCGGCTCAGCCAGCAGCTGGCCCAG GCCTCCCAGACCGAGCAGGAACTTCAGAGGGAAGTGGATGGACTTCGGGGGCAGTGCCAGGCTCAGGTCCTGGCAGAAGCAGAGCTGAGGACGCGGCTGGAGAGTCTACAGGGGGAG AACCAGATGCTGCAGGGCCGCCGGCAGGACCTGGAGGCCCAGATCCGGAGCCTGcgtgaggaggtggagaagggcCAGGCCAGGCTGCGGGCCACCCACGAGGAGCTGCTGCTAATGCGGCGTGAGAAGCGGGAGCATAGCCTGGAG CTGGAACGCGCGCGCTCCGAGGCCGGGGAGGCATTGAGCGCGCTGCGGAGACTGCAGAGGCGCGTCTCGGAGCTGGAGGAGGAGTCGCGCCTTCAGGACGCCGACGTGTCAGTAGCCTCACTGCAGTCCGAGCTTGCTCAGAGCCTCGACGGCGACCAGGACCAGAAAGCGGATGGATGCAGAGATGCCCCG AACACTCTGTCCCCTGAGATCCAAGAGACATTCAGCCACCTGCCTTCAGTCCAAGAGAAAAGCCTGGAGCCTCCCAAGAAGCGAGCATCCCTGAGGCCAGGGGAGATACTCGAGGAGAAGGAGGCCGAAGTGGCCCGGCTGCAGGATGAG ATCACGCTGCAGCAGACAGAGATACTGTCCCTGCGGGAGGAACTGCGAAGGCAGAAGGAGCTGCGAACACAGGACCCCGAGGAGGCCCTTAGCGGCGCCCTCTCGGATCGGGACGAAGCTGTGAACAA AGCGTTGGAACTGTCCCTGGAGCTCAGCCGCGTCTCTCTGGAGAGGGACTCGCTCTCTCGGGAGCTGCTTCGTACTATCCGCCAGAAGGTGGCGTTGACGCAAGAGCTGGAGGCCTGGCAG GACGACATGCAGGTGGTGATCGGCCAGCAGTTGCGCTCGCAACGCCAGAAGGAGCTGAGTACCGCCGGATCAGCCCCGCGTCGCGCTGCACCGCGCTTCTCGCTGCGCCTGGGCCCTGGGTCTGCCGGCGGCTTCCTGAGCAATCTCTTCCGAAGGACCTGA
- the THOC6 gene encoding THO complex subunit 6 homolog, with protein sequence MERAVPHAVPLGQMEVFQALQRLHMTVFSQSVSPCGKFLAAGNNYGQIAIFSLSAALSSEAKEESKKPVVTFQAHDGPVYSMVSTDRHLLSAGDGEVKAWLWAEILKKGCKELWRRQPPYRTSLEVPEINALLLVPKENSLILAGGDCQLHTMDLETGAFTRALRGHTDYIHCLALRERSPEVLSGGEDGAVRLWDLRTAKEVQTIEVYKHEECSRPHNGRWIGCLATDSDWMVCGGGPALTLWHLRSSTPTTIFPMRAPQKHVTFYQDLILSAGQGRCVNQWQLSGELKAQVPGSSPGLLSLSLNQQPAAPECKVLTAAGNSCRVDVFTNLGYRAFSLSF encoded by the exons ATGGAGCGAGCTGTGCCACACGCGGTACCTCTGGGTCAG ATGGAAGTGTTTCAGGCCCTGCAGCGGCTCCACATGACCGTTTTCTCCCAGAGTGTCTCACCCTGTGGGAAGTTCCTTGCAGCTGGCAACAATTACGGGCAGATCGCCATCTTCAG cttgTCTGCTGCTTTGAGTTCTGAGgccaaagaagaaagtaagaagCCCGTGGTCACATTCCAAG CCCATGATGGGCCTGTCTACAGCATGGTCTCCACTGATCGACACCTGCTCagtgctggggatggggaggtgaaGGCCTGGCTTTGGGCAGAGATCCTCAAGAAG GGCTGTAAGGAGCTGTGGCGGCGTCAGCCTCCATACAG gaccAGTCTCGAAGTGCCTGAGATCAATGCTTTGCTTCTCGTCCCCAAG GAGAATTCTCTCATCCTGGCAGGGGGAGACTGTCAGTTGCATACGATGGACCTTGAGACTGGAGCCTTCACA CGGGCTCTCCGGGGCCACACAGACTATATCCACTGTCTGGCACTGCGGGAGCGGAGCCCTGAGGTGCTGTCGGGTGGTGAGGATGGAGCCGTGCGACTTTGGG ACCTCCGCACAGCCAAGGAAGTCCAGACCATCGAGGTGTATAAGCATGAG GAGTGCTCGAGACCCCACAATGGGCGTTGGATCGGATGTCTGGCAACGGACTCAGACTGGATG gTCTGTGGAGGCGGCCCAGCACTCACCCTCTGGCACCTTCGATCCTCCACGCCCACCACCATTTTCCCCATGCGGGCACCACAGAAACACGTCACCTTCTACCAGGACTTG ATTCTGTCTGCTGGCCAGGGCCGCTGTGTCAACCAGTggcagctgagtggggagctgaaGGCCCAGGTGCCTGgctcctccccagggctgctTAGCCTTAGTCTCAACCAGCAGCCAGCAGCACCCGAGTGCAAG GTCCTGACAGCCGCGGGTAACAGCTGCCGGGTGGATGTCTTCACCAATCTGGGCTACCGcgccttctccctgtccttctga
- the CLDN9 gene encoding claudin-9 has protein sequence MASTGLELLGMTLAVLGWLGTLVSCALPLWKVTAFIGNSIVVAQVVWEGLWMSCVVQSTGQMQCKVYDSLLALPQDLQAARALCVVALLLALLGLLVAITGAQCTTCVEDEGAKARIVLTAGVLLLLSGILVLIPVCWTAHAVIQDFYNPLVAEALKRELGASLYLGWAAAALLMLGGGLLCCTCPPPQIERPRGPRLGYSIPSRSGASGLDKRDYV, from the coding sequence ATGGCTTCAACTGGCCTTGAACTCCTGGGTATGACCCTGGCCGTGCTGGGCTGGCTGGGCACCCTGGTGTCGTGTGCCTTGCCCCTGTGGAAGGTGACCGCCTTCATCGGCAACAGCATCGTGGTGGCCCAGGTGGTATGGGAGGGTCTGTGGATGTCCTGCGTGGTGCAGAGCACCGGCCAGATGCAGTGCAAGGTCTACGACTCCCTGCTGGCGCTGCCCCAGGACCTGCAGGCTGCTCGCGCCCTCTGCGTCGTTGCCCTCCTGCTGGCCCTGCTCGGGCTGCTGGTGGCCATCACAGGGGCCCAGTGCACCACGTGCGTGGAGGACGAAGGCGCCAAGGCCCGCATCGTGCTCACCGCGGGggtcctccttctcctctccggCATCCTGGTGCTCATCCCCGTCTGCTGGACCGCACACGCCGTCATCCAGGACTTCTACAACCCCCTGGTGGCGGAGGCCCTCAAGCGGGAGCTCGGGGCCTCCCTCTACCTGGGCTGGGCCGCTgctgccctgctcatgcttggGGGGGGCCTCCTCTGCTGCACGTGCCCTCCACCCCAGATTGAGCGGCCAAGAGGACCAAGGCTGGGTTACTCCATCCCCTCCCGCTCAGGGGCTTCTGGACTGGACAAGAGGGACTATGTATGA
- the TNFRSF12A gene encoding tumor necrosis factor receptor superfamily member 12A translates to MLPGPLRPLPRLLVLGLGLALLGAAGGERVPGTTPCSRGSSWSADLDKCMDCASCPARPHSDFCLGCAAAPPASFPLLWPILGGALSLALVLGLLSGFLVWRRCRRREKFTTPIEETGGEGCPGVALIQ, encoded by the exons ATGCTTCCCGGTCCGCTGCGTCCGCTGCCGCGGCTCCTCGTGCTGGGGCTCGGGCTGGCGCTACTGGGCGCGGCGGGCGGGGAGCGAGTGCCAG gcaccACCCCCTGCTCTCGCGGCAGCTCCTGGAGCGCAGACCTCGACAAGTGCATGGACTGCGCGTCTTGCCCGGCGCGACCACACAGCGACTTCTGCCTGGgct GCGCTGCAGCCcctccagcctccttccccctgctgtgGCCCATCTTGGGGGGTGCTCTGAGCCTAGCCCTCGTGCTGGGACTGCTTTCTGGCTTCTTGGTCTGGAGACGGTGCCGCAGGAGAGAGAAGTTTACTA CCCCCATTGAGGAGACCGGCGGGGAGGGCTGTCCTGGTGTGGCACTGATCCAGTGA
- the HCFC1R1 gene encoding host cell factor C1 regulator 1 isoform X2, giving the protein MILQQPLERGPPGRAQRDPRAASGTPRAQDVSSPPRGAVPMSTKRRLEEEQEPLRKQFLSEENMATHFSRLSLHNDHPYCSPPMAFPPSLPPLRSPCSELLLWRYPGNLIPEALRLLRLGDTPNPHYSATQAGEIMEL; this is encoded by the exons ATGATCCTGCAGCAACCCCTAGAACGAGGACCCCCAGGTCGGGCCCAGCGCGACCCACGGGCCGCGTCGGGGACGCCCCGAGCCCAGGACGTGAG ctcccctccccgAGGAGCTGTGCCCATGAGCACCAAGCGGCGCCTGGAGGAGGAGCA GGAGCCCTTGCGAAAACAGTTCCTTTCTGAAGAGAATATGGCCACTCACTTCTCTCGACTCAGCCTGCACAATGACCACCCTTACTGCAGCCCCCCCATGGctttccccccatctctgcccccaCTCAG GAGCCCTTGCTCTGAACTGCTTCTGTGGCGCTATCCTGGGAACCTGATCCCTGAGGCCCTCCGGCTGCTGAGGCTAGGGGACACTCCCAACCCCCACTACTCTGCAACCCAAGCTGGGGAGATAATGGAGCTCTGA
- the CLDN6 gene encoding claudin-6, producing the protein MASAGLQILGIVLTLLGWINGLVSCALPLWKVTAFIGNSIVVAQVVWEGLWMSCVVQSTGQMQCKVYDSLLALPQDLQAARALCVVALLVALLGLLVYLAGAKCTTCVEDKDSKARLVLVSGIIFVISGVLILIPVCWTAHAIIRDFYNPLVSDAQKRELGASLYLGWAASGLLLLGGGLLCCTCPSGGSRGPNHYMARYSASAAHATSQGAPEYPTKNYV; encoded by the coding sequence ATGGCTTCTGCTGGTCTGCAAATCCTGGGGATTGTCCTGACACTGCTTGGCTGGATAAATGGTCTGGTGTCGTGTGCCCTGCCCCTGTGGAAGGTGACCGCCTTCATCGGCAACAGCATCGTGGTGGCCCAGGTGGTGTGGGAGGGTCTGTGGATGTCCTGCGTGGTGCAGAGCACCGGCCAGATGCAGTGCAAGGTCTACGACTCCCTGCTGGCGCTGCCCCAGGACCTGCAGGCTGCTCGCGCCCTCTGCGTCGTTGCCCTCCTTGTGGCCCTGCTCGGGCTGCTGGTCTACCTCGCGGGAGCCAAGTGTACCACCTGCGTGGAGGACAAGGACTCCAAGGCCCGTCTGGTGCTAGTCTCTGGGATCATCTTTGTCATCTCAGGGGTCCTGATCCTGATCCCCGTATGCTGGACGGCTCACGCCATCATCCGGGACTTCTACAACCCCCTGGTGTCAGACGCCCAAAAGCGGGAGCTGGGGGCCTCTCTCTACTTGGGCTGGGCAGCCTCTGGCCTTTTGTTGCTGGGCGGGGGGCTGCTGTGCTGCACCTGTCCCTCTGGGGGGTCCCGGGGCCCAAACCATTATATGGCCCGCTACTCGGCATCAGCCGCACACGCCACCTCTCAGGGTGCCCCTGAGTACCCCACTAAGAATTACGTCTAA